One region of Demequina sp. TMPB413 genomic DNA includes:
- a CDS encoding Lrp/AsnC family transcriptional regulator, producing MNSTSHEALPPTNLRLDALDERILWELTKDARLPNAALAERLHVSASTTHARVRALRAAGIIKSSHIEVDYEALGFTVQSIVAVKLRAQARPQVKSYARQVIQLPNVLSVYFVGGSFDFLIHVACTSTSQLRDFVASNLSMDPVVASTETHLVFDHLIGAEHKKGADGLAAMRKALA from the coding sequence ATGAATTCAACGTCCCATGAGGCCCTTCCGCCGACGAATCTTCGGCTCGACGCCCTCGATGAACGCATTTTGTGGGAGCTCACCAAGGACGCGCGGCTGCCCAACGCGGCGCTGGCCGAACGCCTCCACGTCTCCGCCTCCACCACCCACGCGCGAGTGCGCGCCCTGCGCGCGGCAGGCATCATCAAGTCGTCTCATATCGAGGTGGACTACGAGGCCCTCGGCTTCACGGTTCAGAGCATCGTCGCGGTCAAGCTCAGGGCCCAGGCGCGACCGCAGGTCAAGTCCTATGCGCGCCAGGTGATCCAGTTGCCCAACGTGTTGTCGGTCTACTTTGTGGGCGGGTCCTTCGACTTCCTGATCCACGTCGCGTGCACCTCGACCTCTCAGTTGCGCGACTTTGTGGCGAGCAACCTGAGCATGGATCCCGTGGTCGCCTCGACGGAAACCCACCTCGTGTTCGACCACCTCATCGGAGCGGAGCACAAGAAGGGCGCCGACGGCTTGGCCGCCATGCGTAAGGCCCTCGCCTAA
- a CDS encoding MFS transporter, which translates to MSYSSDLAHLWKSQGFRRLTRVRVVSQAGDGAFQFGIATAFFFSPENATTPADIAIGFAVLFAPFTLIGPFVGPFIDRWHRQRIVLAGNMMRLAMVGAIVAAVVADAPRLSLYVLALATLSVNRFLLAALSAGIPQVVDKDDLLAANAIMPTLGTIAAALGGTIGGIVAFVVPGVSDDHKALLALGAAGLAFGLSSWAATALSKRSLGPVKLLEAEHVVEEAAHVVKELRDGYRHLRQRATPFHALGVMAAARLLYGLMFVASILISRNVLDDPSDPEGAIGKFAIVVGFAAVGFGLAAVVTPAFSHRIERHDWVIVCLALGGAGQALLAVSSEPWALLSAAVIVSFGIQGGKIAVDTIVQRDTDDAFRGRAFALYDVAYNTAFISAAFIGALVLPANGYSQLVMAALVVAYAACAAAYWRAPRVPHITAEA; encoded by the coding sequence ATGTCCTACTCCTCCGACCTGGCCCACCTGTGGAAGTCTCAGGGCTTTCGGCGGCTCACCCGGGTGCGCGTGGTCTCACAGGCGGGGGACGGGGCCTTTCAGTTTGGGATCGCCACCGCGTTCTTCTTCTCGCCCGAGAACGCGACAACGCCGGCCGACATCGCGATCGGCTTCGCCGTGCTGTTTGCGCCCTTCACGCTCATCGGGCCTTTCGTCGGCCCCTTCATTGACCGGTGGCATCGGCAGCGGATCGTCTTGGCTGGCAACATGATGCGCCTCGCGATGGTGGGCGCCATCGTGGCAGCCGTGGTCGCCGATGCGCCGCGGCTCTCCCTCTACGTCCTCGCGTTGGCGACGCTGTCGGTGAATCGCTTCCTGCTTGCCGCGCTGTCAGCAGGCATCCCGCAGGTCGTCGACAAGGATGATCTGCTCGCGGCCAATGCCATCATGCCGACGCTGGGCACGATCGCCGCCGCGCTTGGCGGGACGATCGGCGGCATTGTCGCCTTCGTGGTGCCGGGCGTCTCGGACGACCACAAGGCGCTGCTCGCGCTCGGTGCCGCTGGCCTGGCGTTCGGCTTATCCTCATGGGCGGCAACGGCGCTGTCGAAGCGCTCGCTCGGGCCGGTGAAGCTGCTCGAGGCCGAGCACGTTGTTGAGGAGGCTGCGCACGTCGTCAAAGAACTGCGCGACGGCTACCGACATCTACGGCAGCGCGCCACTCCCTTCCACGCACTCGGAGTCATGGCCGCGGCACGCCTGCTCTACGGCCTCATGTTTGTCGCGTCCATCCTCATCTCGCGCAACGTCTTGGACGACCCTTCAGACCCAGAGGGGGCTATCGGCAAGTTCGCCATCGTGGTCGGCTTCGCCGCCGTCGGCTTTGGTCTCGCCGCCGTGGTCACGCCAGCGTTCTCCCACCGGATTGAGCGCCACGACTGGGTCATCGTCTGCCTCGCCCTTGGTGGTGCCGGGCAGGCACTGCTGGCCGTGTCCTCCGAGCCCTGGGCTCTTCTCAGCGCCGCCGTCATTGTCAGCTTCGGCATCCAGGGAGGGAAGATCGCGGTCGACACGATCGTGCAACGGGACACGGACGACGCCTTCCGCGGCCGAGCCTTCGCCCTGTACGACGTCGCTTACAACACGGCCTTCATCAGCGCGGCCTTCATCGGCGCTTTGGTCTTGCCCGCGAATGGCTACTCGCAACTGGTGATGGCGGCGCTCGTGGTCGCCTACGCGGCGTGCGCGGCCGCGTATTGGCGGGCGCCTCGCGTTCCGCACATCACTGCTGAGGCCTGA
- a CDS encoding DUF805 domain-containing protein translates to MTFGQAVKSVLGQYAVFTGRARRAEYWWFVLFTNLVQIPVQVIFFIAYFAAFLPALDQTNADGSIASGSAEDINWGLLVGGAVPWVLVTLALIMPSIAVTVRRLHDTGRSGAWYLLVFVPGGSIVVLVFSLLEGDAYENAYGPDPKAAERYVGPGDGQPQQYGQPQQYGQQGQPQAYPPPPVQSFPPPPQGPLAQPPAQPDDPFAAPGR, encoded by the coding sequence ATGACATTCGGTCAGGCCGTCAAGTCGGTCCTTGGGCAGTATGCGGTCTTCACTGGGCGCGCGCGGCGTGCCGAGTACTGGTGGTTCGTGCTCTTCACCAACCTGGTGCAGATCCCCGTCCAGGTGATCTTCTTCATCGCGTACTTTGCAGCGTTCTTGCCCGCGCTTGACCAGACGAACGCCGACGGCAGCATCGCCTCTGGATCGGCTGAGGACATCAATTGGGGCCTCCTCGTCGGTGGTGCCGTGCCGTGGGTGCTCGTGACGCTCGCGCTCATCATGCCGTCGATTGCCGTCACCGTGCGGCGCCTTCACGACACGGGACGCTCTGGCGCCTGGTACCTCCTCGTGTTCGTTCCTGGCGGCAGCATCGTGGTGCTCGTGTTCTCGTTGCTGGAGGGTGACGCTTACGAGAACGCATACGGGCCGGACCCCAAGGCCGCCGAACGGTACGTGGGCCCCGGTGACGGCCAGCCCCAGCAGTATGGCCAGCCCCAGCAGTACGGCCAGCAGGGCCAGCCACAGGCGTACCCGCCGCCCCCAGTTCAGTCCTTTCCCCCGCCCCCGCAGGGTCCGCTGGCTCAGCCTCCCGCTCAGCCTGATGACCCCTTCGCCGCTCCGGGTCGGTAA
- a CDS encoding LysE family translocator: MSAGTLAAFSALAFVIIVIPGPSVLFIVGRALQHGRRDALLSVVGNTGGALVHAILVAAGIGAVIAASSIAFVVLKFVGGGYLLYLGIQAVRHRREGLDFAAGKDGQAADAVVALPDRPLRRVLGESFAVGVTNPKTLVFVAAVLPQFVDPAAGPAWTQILALGALFAAIALVSDGAYALAASGARNWFARSPRRLARMRAAGGVMIGSLGVVLMASRRVA, from the coding sequence ATGTCGGCAGGCACGCTCGCCGCTTTCAGCGCGCTCGCGTTCGTGATCATCGTGATCCCCGGCCCGAGCGTCCTGTTCATCGTGGGCAGGGCTCTGCAGCACGGCAGGCGAGACGCGCTGCTGTCCGTCGTGGGCAACACGGGGGGAGCTCTCGTCCACGCGATCCTGGTGGCCGCGGGCATCGGCGCCGTCATCGCGGCGTCGTCAATCGCCTTCGTAGTGCTCAAGTTCGTGGGCGGCGGCTACCTGTTGTACTTGGGTATTCAGGCGGTGCGGCATCGGCGCGAAGGCCTCGACTTCGCCGCTGGCAAGGATGGGCAGGCGGCCGACGCCGTGGTCGCCTTGCCCGACAGGCCTTTGCGGCGAGTGCTGGGCGAGTCTTTCGCGGTGGGCGTGACCAACCCCAAGACGCTCGTCTTTGTGGCGGCGGTGCTGCCCCAGTTCGTCGACCCCGCAGCGGGCCCGGCGTGGACGCAGATTCTGGCGCTGGGGGCCCTCTTCGCCGCGATTGCGTTGGTGAGCGATGGCGCGTATGCGCTGGCGGCGTCAGGTGCGAGGAACTGGTTCGCGCGCTCGCCTCGCCGTCTCGCGCGCATGCGCGCCGCCGGGGGCGTCATGATCGGATCGCTCGGAGTGGTGCTGATGGCGTCGCGCCGCGTGGCCTGA
- a CDS encoding SDR family oxidoreductase, producing MTLTGTPTRVAIVGGAGKVSRQLIPLLLEAGIEVVPLARRDEQLAELKQVGAEPRRLDIEEASADEFLAAFEGCDGIVFSAGGGADGNAERKRTVDLQGSLKSMEAARALGIDRFVQVSAMGVDQPVEDSASEAWKAYVQAKRDADAALRNTQLAWTIIRPGGLTDDDGTGLVTLASEVERGTVPRADVAAVIAACLTNENAVGQQWELVSGSTPVAEAVSG from the coding sequence ATGACACTCACAGGAACCCCCACCCGCGTGGCGATCGTTGGCGGCGCTGGCAAGGTATCGCGTCAGTTGATCCCCCTCTTGCTCGAAGCTGGCATCGAGGTGGTGCCGCTCGCGCGCCGCGATGAGCAGTTGGCCGAACTCAAGCAGGTGGGTGCGGAGCCGCGCAGGCTCGACATCGAGGAGGCATCCGCGGACGAGTTCTTGGCGGCCTTCGAGGGCTGCGATGGCATCGTGTTCTCCGCGGGAGGCGGCGCTGACGGCAACGCCGAGCGCAAGCGCACGGTTGACCTGCAGGGCTCGCTCAAGTCGATGGAGGCCGCGAGGGCGCTGGGCATTGATCGATTCGTGCAGGTGTCCGCCATGGGCGTCGACCAGCCGGTGGAGGACTCGGCGAGCGAGGCGTGGAAGGCCTACGTGCAGGCCAAGAGGGACGCCGACGCCGCCCTGCGCAACACGCAATTGGCATGGACCATCATTCGGCCGGGCGGGTTGACGGACGACGATGGCACCGGCTTGGTGACGCTGGCGAGCGAGGTGGAGCGAGGGACGGTTCCACGCGCCGACGTGGCAGCCGTGATCGCGGCGTGCCTGACGAACGAAAACGCTGTTGGCCAGCAGTGGGAACTCGTGTCCGGCTCGACCCCGGTGGCCGAGGCGGTCTCCGGGTAA